A single window of Agromyces aureus DNA harbors:
- a CDS encoding SDR family oxidoreductase: MHNDRLIDPTTRHTTDPFPRQEQEPPGLTAPMSPQPDHGEQSYRGAGRLNGRRALITGGDSGIGRAVAIAFAREGAQVAISYLPSEQADAEETAVWVADAGRDALLLPGDLRSEEHCADLVHDTEAAFGGLDLLVLNAAHQRDRGGIEQIPTDDFERVVRVNLFAPVFLARAAVPHMPAGSSIITTSSIQGFDPSSSLVDYAMTKAALVAFTKALAEELGPRGIRVNAVAPGPIWTPLIPATGWPDHLPGFGRDTPLGRAGQPAELAGAYVYLASDDASYVSGAVLPVTGGRGL, from the coding sequence ATGCACAACGACCGTCTGATCGATCCGACGACGCGGCACACCACCGATCCGTTCCCGCGGCAGGAGCAGGAGCCGCCGGGGCTGACCGCCCCCATGTCGCCGCAGCCCGACCACGGGGAGCAGAGCTACCGGGGAGCCGGGCGCCTGAACGGCCGCCGCGCGCTCATCACGGGCGGCGACTCGGGCATCGGCCGCGCGGTGGCCATCGCGTTCGCCCGGGAGGGCGCGCAGGTCGCGATCTCGTACCTGCCGAGCGAGCAGGCCGACGCCGAGGAGACCGCGGTCTGGGTCGCCGATGCCGGGCGCGACGCCCTGCTGCTGCCGGGCGACCTGCGGAGCGAGGAGCACTGCGCCGATCTCGTGCACGACACCGAGGCGGCCTTCGGCGGGCTCGACCTGCTCGTGCTCAACGCCGCGCACCAACGCGATCGGGGCGGCATCGAGCAGATTCCGACGGACGACTTCGAACGCGTCGTGCGCGTGAACCTCTTCGCACCCGTGTTCCTCGCCAGGGCGGCCGTGCCGCACATGCCGGCCGGGTCCTCGATCATCACGACGTCGTCGATCCAGGGCTTCGACCCCTCATCGTCCCTCGTCGACTACGCCATGACCAAGGCCGCACTCGTGGCCTTCACGAAGGCGCTCGCCGAGGAGCTCGGGCCGCGCGGCATCCGGGTCAACGCGGTCGCGCCCGGACCCATCTGGACCCCGCTCATCCCGGCGACCGGGTGGCCCGACCACCTGCCCGGGTTCGGCCGCGACACCCCGCTCGGGCGAGCGGGTCAGCCCGCTGAGCTCGCCGGCGCGTACGTCTACCTGGCATCGGATGACGCCTCGTACGTCTCGGGCGCGGTGCTGCCGGTGACCGGCGGGCGGGGACTGTGA